Proteins from one Microbacterium proteolyticum genomic window:
- a CDS encoding sugar phosphate isomerase/epimerase family protein — protein MSDVRWAYAVNQWDTNIDSFVRKREHERAFKTVSISGFSAIELTAVSFGAWEPLGTPQQIADLYGSLEGFREVLSACALDAVSSYVYDPSVGFEVEMGRGPDPLDPASVGEITRTARWFADAIRRLGGSVLVVRAAPSAWQTGSLSDEQIGALADLWNTVGEAVAEDGIALGLHVDFLSALRLGDGIHRLLAATDPAKVGLAIDTAEYAIAGIDPVALYRRYADRVVHVQLKDARETVDDAEASTPHAEQFIRTEGGARKILRWFYEPSDERALVDSEAFVGALAEHGYRGWIVVESDQSPHPAESTMVAGWYVQKVLRPLLG, from the coding sequence ATGAGCGACGTGCGCTGGGCCTACGCCGTCAACCAGTGGGACACGAACATCGACTCGTTCGTCCGCAAACGCGAGCACGAGCGCGCGTTCAAGACCGTGTCGATCAGCGGCTTCTCGGCCATCGAGCTCACCGCCGTGAGCTTCGGCGCGTGGGAGCCGCTCGGGACGCCGCAGCAGATCGCCGACCTCTACGGCTCGCTCGAGGGGTTCCGCGAGGTGCTGTCCGCGTGCGCGCTCGACGCCGTGAGCAGCTACGTGTACGACCCCTCCGTCGGCTTCGAGGTCGAGATGGGCCGCGGGCCCGACCCGCTGGATCCGGCCTCGGTCGGCGAGATCACCCGCACCGCACGCTGGTTCGCGGATGCCATCCGCCGCCTCGGCGGGAGCGTACTGGTCGTGCGCGCCGCGCCGTCCGCGTGGCAGACGGGGTCCCTCTCCGACGAGCAGATCGGCGCGCTCGCCGACCTGTGGAACACGGTCGGCGAGGCCGTTGCCGAGGATGGCATCGCCCTCGGCCTGCACGTGGACTTCCTCTCCGCGCTGCGCCTGGGGGATGGCATCCATCGCCTGCTCGCCGCCACGGACCCGGCGAAGGTCGGTCTCGCGATCGACACCGCCGAATACGCGATCGCGGGGATCGACCCCGTCGCGCTGTACCGGCGGTACGCCGACCGGGTCGTCCACGTGCAGCTGAAGGACGCCCGCGAGACCGTGGACGACGCCGAGGCGTCGACGCCGCACGCCGAGCAGTTCATCCGCACCGAGGGCGGCGCGCGGAAGATCCTGCGCTGGTTCTACGAGCCGAGCGACGAGCGCGCGCTGGTCGACTCCGAGGCTTTCGTCGGCGCCCTGGCCGAACACGGCTACCGCGGCTGGATCGTGGTGGAGTCCGACCAGAGCCCCCACCCCGCCGAGAGCACGATGGTCGCGGGCTGGTACGTGCAGAAGGTGCTGCGCCCGCTGCTGGGCTGA
- a CDS encoding Gfo/Idh/MocA family protein, with product MIGIGILGAGGIAERAMVEPSRTVDGVEVVAIGARDPDRAQAFADRLDLPAWGDYDAVLSDPRVDLVYLALPPIVHAEWATRALEAGKHVLCEKPLSANGTTAAAIADTADANARRAFVGFHYRLHPFIADLLATIGSGVLGDVQRVEVDFSIPHFVVKPGNIRLDGDLAGGAVMDVGCYAVDLLRAAWGEPEVVSASVRTYDADPRIDLQTDAELLLPCGIPAAVRASFLGDDAGAMEVRVFGGAATLRATSVIVPQWGATLRVTTPDGTVLREVAVDPAENSYARQLEHLRDVLTTGAASILDARRAVGTMRTVGAIYRAAGLLPR from the coding sequence GTGATCGGGATCGGCATCCTGGGGGCGGGCGGCATCGCGGAACGCGCGATGGTCGAGCCGTCGCGGACCGTCGACGGTGTCGAGGTCGTCGCGATCGGCGCGCGGGACCCGGACCGGGCGCAGGCCTTCGCCGACCGGCTCGACCTCCCCGCGTGGGGCGACTACGACGCGGTGCTGTCGGATCCCCGGGTCGACCTCGTCTACCTCGCGCTGCCGCCGATCGTCCACGCCGAGTGGGCGACGCGGGCGCTCGAGGCCGGGAAGCACGTGCTGTGCGAGAAGCCCCTGTCGGCGAACGGGACGACCGCCGCGGCCATCGCGGACACGGCGGATGCCAACGCCCGACGCGCGTTCGTCGGCTTCCACTACCGCCTGCATCCGTTCATCGCGGACCTCCTCGCCACGATCGGGTCGGGGGTCCTCGGCGACGTGCAGCGGGTCGAGGTGGACTTCAGCATCCCGCACTTCGTCGTGAAGCCGGGCAACATCCGCCTCGACGGCGACCTCGCCGGCGGCGCCGTGATGGACGTCGGCTGCTACGCGGTCGATCTGCTCCGGGCGGCGTGGGGCGAGCCCGAGGTGGTCTCGGCGTCGGTGCGGACGTACGACGCCGACCCCCGCATCGACCTGCAGACCGACGCCGAACTGCTGTTGCCCTGTGGCATCCCGGCCGCGGTCCGGGCGTCGTTCCTCGGCGACGACGCCGGGGCGATGGAGGTGCGGGTCTTCGGGGGCGCGGCCACGCTGCGTGCGACGAGCGTCATCGTGCCGCAGTGGGGCGCGACCCTCCGCGTGACGACCCCCGACGGCACGGTGCTGCGCGAGGTCGCGGTCGACCCCGCCGAGAACAGCTACGCCCGGCAGCTGGAGCACCTGCGCGACGTGCTGACCACCGGCGCGGCGAGCATCCTCGACGCCCGCCGCGCCGTCGGCACGATGCGCACGGTCGGCGCGATCTACCGCGCCGCCGGGTTGCTCCCGCGCTGA
- a CDS encoding ThuA domain-containing protein — MLNVLILSGHMTVEHDNAHRSFRLHNQWITTLLEDTGRFRVRVVEDPRGLPASVIDKYDVLIVVFEGRDGYHDIATGFGAETDAAILRFVHDEGKGIVWFHGSAAQEDRWGYPEEYNVMRGAKLSAWETGLRPRPWGEALLRTAEPRHPITEGINETWTVTGDDILVGVQMYEGAQVLLTTFDDLEAYEKAPVWPMSHYPVDIPPEGIAALPGINTDQPLAWINEYGAGRSFTITIGHDIDTFRRIEFIRMFPRGVEWAATGEVTLTGPDRRGDRRINPWPYYNGEG; from the coding sequence GTGCTGAACGTGCTGATCCTCTCGGGGCACATGACCGTCGAGCACGACAACGCCCACCGCAGCTTCCGTCTGCACAACCAGTGGATCACGACGCTGCTGGAGGACACCGGGCGCTTCCGCGTGCGGGTCGTCGAGGATCCGCGCGGGCTGCCCGCGAGCGTCATCGACAAGTACGACGTGCTGATCGTCGTGTTCGAGGGCCGCGACGGCTACCACGACATCGCGACCGGCTTCGGGGCCGAGACGGATGCCGCGATCCTGCGTTTCGTGCACGACGAGGGCAAGGGCATCGTGTGGTTCCACGGCTCCGCCGCCCAGGAAGACCGTTGGGGCTACCCCGAGGAGTACAACGTCATGCGCGGAGCCAAGCTCAGCGCGTGGGAGACAGGCCTCCGCCCCCGTCCGTGGGGCGAGGCCCTGCTGCGGACCGCCGAGCCCCGGCATCCCATCACCGAGGGCATCAACGAGACCTGGACCGTCACCGGTGACGACATCCTCGTGGGCGTGCAGATGTACGAGGGCGCCCAGGTGCTGCTGACGACCTTCGACGACCTCGAGGCGTACGAGAAGGCACCCGTGTGGCCGATGTCGCACTACCCGGTCGACATCCCGCCGGAGGGGATCGCGGCGCTGCCGGGCATCAACACCGACCAGCCGCTCGCGTGGATCAACGAGTACGGTGCGGGCCGGTCGTTCACGATCACGATCGGGCACGACATCGACACGTTCCGGCGCATCGAGTTCATCCGGATGTTCCCTCGCGGCGTCGAGTGGGCCGCGACCGGCGAAGTCACGCTCACCGGCCCCGACCGCCGCGGCGACCGCCGCATCAACCCCTGGCCGTACTACAACGGCGAGGGGTGA
- a CDS encoding sugar phosphate isomerase/epimerase family protein has protein sequence MARPITLFTGQWADLPFEEVARLAGEWGYDGLEIACWGDHIDVSRWDDAEYVQSRLDILERHGLKVWTIANHLVGQAVCDDPIDERHHDIVPSRVWGDGDAEGVRQRAAEDLKNTARFAAKLGVSTVTGFTGSSIWKYVAMFPPASEAMIEAGYRDFADRWHPILDVFEEVGVRFALEVHPSEIAYDYWTAKKTLEAIGHRKSFGFNFDPSHFVWQQLDSVAFVLDFAEHILHVHCKESVTNLDGRNGVLGSHLSWDNPRRGWTFVSTGHGAVPWEPLFRALNAIGYDGPTSVEWEDAGMDRLVGGPEALAFVRKLGEITPPHQLFDAAFSRKD, from the coding sequence ATGGCACGCCCGATCACCCTGTTCACCGGCCAGTGGGCCGACCTGCCCTTCGAAGAGGTCGCGCGTCTCGCCGGCGAGTGGGGCTACGACGGCCTCGAGATCGCCTGCTGGGGCGACCACATCGACGTCTCGCGCTGGGACGACGCCGAGTACGTCCAGTCACGTCTCGACATCCTCGAGCGCCACGGCCTGAAGGTCTGGACCATCGCGAACCACCTCGTCGGCCAGGCCGTGTGCGACGACCCCATCGACGAGCGTCACCACGACATCGTGCCGTCGCGCGTGTGGGGCGACGGGGATGCCGAGGGCGTGCGGCAGCGCGCCGCGGAAGACCTCAAGAACACCGCGCGCTTCGCCGCGAAGCTCGGGGTCTCGACGGTCACGGGCTTCACGGGGTCGAGCATCTGGAAGTACGTGGCGATGTTCCCGCCGGCATCCGAGGCGATGATCGAGGCCGGCTACCGCGACTTCGCCGACCGGTGGCATCCGATCCTCGACGTGTTCGAGGAGGTCGGCGTGCGCTTCGCGCTCGAGGTGCACCCGTCCGAGATCGCGTACGACTACTGGACCGCGAAGAAGACACTGGAGGCGATCGGGCACCGGAAGAGCTTCGGCTTCAACTTCGACCCGTCGCATTTCGTCTGGCAGCAGCTGGATTCGGTGGCGTTCGTCCTGGATTTCGCGGAGCACATTCTCCATGTGCACTGCAAGGAGTCGGTGACCAACCTCGACGGCCGCAACGGCGTGCTCGGGTCGCACCTGTCGTGGGACAACCCGCGTCGCGGCTGGACGTTCGTCTCCACCGGGCACGGCGCCGTGCCGTGGGAGCCGCTGTTCCGCGCGTTGAACGCGATCGGCTACGACGGTCCGACGAGCGTGGAGTGGGAGGACGCCGGCATGGATCGGCTCGTCGGCGGCCCCGAGGCCCTGGCCTTCGTGCGCAAGCTCGGCGAGATCACCCCGCCCCACCAGCTGTTCGACGCCGCGTTCTCGCGAAAGGACTGA
- a CDS encoding Gfo/Idh/MocA family protein: protein MTSARPLRVAMIGYGFMGAAHSVGWRQAPHVFDLPRPVEMTVVVGRNADAVASAAATWGWAESATEWREVIARDDIDIVDIVTPGDSHAEIAIAALEAGKHVLCEKPLANTVAEAEAMAEAAERARARGIRSMVGFTYRRVPAVTLLRDMIAEGAVGTVQQVRAAYRQDWLVDPGMPLAWRLQKEHAGSGALGDIGAHIIDMTRFVTGLDIDSVTGTLETIVKQRPLQAAGSGLSGSAGEGVGDVTVDDAAIFTGRLSNGALASFEATRFATGRKNALTIEVSGDRGALAFDLEDLNSLRFYDRTAPEGRQGFTQILVTEAVHPYVAAWWPAGHMLGYEHGFTHQVVDLVDAIDSGTDPHPSFAEGLSVQQVLDAVERSSAAASAWTSVASPVPVS from the coding sequence ATGACATCCGCCCGGCCCCTGCGCGTGGCGATGATCGGCTACGGCTTCATGGGGGCGGCGCATTCGGTCGGGTGGCGCCAGGCGCCGCACGTCTTCGACCTGCCGCGGCCGGTGGAGATGACCGTCGTCGTCGGCCGGAACGCGGATGCCGTGGCATCCGCCGCCGCGACGTGGGGCTGGGCGGAGTCCGCCACCGAGTGGCGCGAGGTGATCGCGCGCGACGACATCGACATCGTCGACATCGTCACGCCGGGCGACTCCCACGCCGAGATCGCGATCGCGGCGCTCGAGGCCGGCAAGCACGTGCTGTGCGAGAAGCCGCTGGCGAACACCGTGGCCGAGGCCGAGGCGATGGCCGAGGCGGCGGAGCGGGCCCGGGCGCGCGGCATCCGGTCGATGGTGGGGTTCACGTACCGTCGCGTGCCCGCGGTGACGCTGCTGCGCGACATGATCGCCGAGGGGGCGGTCGGCACGGTGCAGCAGGTGCGCGCGGCGTACCGGCAGGACTGGCTCGTCGACCCCGGGATGCCGCTCGCCTGGCGTCTGCAGAAGGAGCACGCCGGGTCGGGGGCGCTCGGTGACATCGGCGCCCACATCATCGACATGACCCGGTTCGTCACGGGGCTCGACATCGACAGCGTCACCGGCACGCTCGAGACGATCGTGAAGCAGCGTCCCCTGCAGGCCGCCGGATCGGGGCTCTCGGGCTCGGCCGGGGAGGGCGTCGGCGACGTCACGGTCGACGACGCTGCGATCTTCACCGGGCGGCTGTCCAACGGCGCGCTGGCGTCGTTCGAGGCGACGCGGTTCGCCACGGGCCGCAAGAACGCGCTCACGATCGAAGTGTCCGGCGACCGCGGAGCGCTCGCGTTCGACCTGGAAGACCTCAACAGCCTGCGGTTCTACGACCGCACGGCGCCCGAGGGACGCCAGGGCTTCACGCAGATCCTCGTCACCGAGGCCGTGCACCCGTACGTCGCCGCGTGGTGGCCCGCGGGTCACATGCTCGGCTACGAGCACGGCTTCACCCACCAGGTCGTCGACCTGGTCGACGCGATCGACAGCGGGACCGACCCGCACCCCTCGTTCGCCGAGGGACTCAGCGTTCAGCAGGTGCTCGACGCGGTCGAGCGCAGCTCCGCCGCAGCCTCCGCGTGGACGAGCGTGGCATCCCCCGTTCCGGTCTCCTGA
- a CDS encoding C-glycoside deglycosidase beta subunit domain-containing protein: protein MATHNSLFAEKDVRRTDDGLAVSVQLPWYRSLWLSAVDGVAATVNGVAIPTEDLRFVLEGREYRVEELPEQSDTLWFVADRPDVRIHLDTPPAAGEKITVEVVLTMRLLYMQIMPGVDGGPGRYVTNRVPVERELVLA, encoded by the coding sequence GTGGCCACCCACAACTCGCTCTTCGCCGAGAAAGACGTCCGTCGCACCGACGACGGGCTCGCCGTCTCGGTACAGCTGCCGTGGTACCGCAGCCTCTGGCTGTCGGCGGTCGACGGCGTCGCCGCCACCGTGAACGGCGTCGCGATCCCGACGGAAGACCTCCGGTTCGTCCTCGAGGGTCGCGAGTACCGCGTCGAGGAGCTGCCGGAGCAGTCCGACACGCTGTGGTTCGTCGCCGACCGTCCGGACGTGCGGATCCACCTCGACACCCCGCCCGCGGCGGGCGAGAAGATCACCGTCGAGGTGGTGCTGACGATGCGTCTGCTCTACATGCAGATCATGCCGGGCGTCGACGGCGGCCCCGGCCGCTACGTCACGAACCGCGTGCCGGTCGAGCGCGAGCTGGTGCTGGCATGA
- a CDS encoding nuclear transport factor 2 family protein, whose protein sequence is MSNTITEASLSDLVAEIARLREQVEAAQSLAQRAEDRGQVENLFNRYMHLHNAFEDEQIIPMWVKEGTEGIRARYTNAGQYTTWQSVTDYHRGRPHPEGKLILHTTNTPVIEVAADGKTAKGVWLMAGTESGLTDPRVAEAFPDMYSPDEVLGKKVWAHWVWCKYAIDFLKQDGEWKFWKFRCYELARAPFEENWVSFGLKNQGAFDLDLMYFGDDGKPVFMPPADEPVPSKNHPYSPETTQKLEPVPPVAHEHFVDTFA, encoded by the coding sequence GTGTCGAACACCATCACCGAGGCATCCCTCTCGGACCTCGTCGCCGAGATCGCGCGCCTGCGCGAGCAGGTCGAGGCCGCCCAGTCCCTCGCGCAGCGCGCCGAGGACCGCGGACAGGTCGAGAACCTGTTCAACCGCTACATGCACCTGCACAACGCGTTCGAGGACGAGCAGATCATCCCGATGTGGGTGAAGGAGGGCACCGAGGGGATCCGCGCGCGCTACACCAACGCCGGTCAGTACACGACGTGGCAGAGCGTCACCGACTACCACCGCGGACGCCCCCACCCCGAGGGCAAGCTCATCCTCCACACCACGAACACCCCGGTGATCGAGGTCGCCGCCGACGGCAAGACCGCCAAGGGCGTCTGGCTCATGGCCGGCACCGAATCGGGCCTGACCGACCCCCGGGTCGCCGAGGCGTTCCCCGACATGTACTCGCCCGACGAGGTGCTCGGCAAGAAGGTCTGGGCGCACTGGGTGTGGTGCAAGTACGCCATCGACTTCCTCAAGCAGGACGGCGAGTGGAAGTTCTGGAAGTTCCGCTGCTACGAGCTCGCCCGTGCGCCCTTCGAGGAGAACTGGGTCAGCTTCGGCCTGAAGAACCAGGGTGCGTTCGACCTCGACCTCATGTACTTCGGCGACGACGGCAAGCCCGTCTTCATGCCGCCGGCCGACGAGCCGGTGCCGTCGAAGAACCACCCCTACAGCCCCGAGACGACGCAGAAGCTCGAGCCCGTGCCGCCGGTCGCGCACGAGCACTTCGTCGACACCTTCGCCTAG
- a CDS encoding sugar phosphate isomerase/epimerase family protein has product MSDGIAGTGIQLGTTLYSMTSEFAAGLYTPETLIREVHDQGIGPGVEFNFAQLLRSYPDVDDDFVQLWFDSLERYGLEASAVGTNLDMGRRKDRDMTPDEEHEFFARQLKSAHTLGFRTVVIRSAGKELLRSLLPLAEKYDQKLAYEIHAPSGPNDPKVLEIREVYDELGSDRLGFTADFSSTMHSLSPTLLRTLGQMGMDEKHFPVMDEIWHEPAPMHVRNQAFEDYLSGEGVDPLRFGPFTRLAFNMHGLVPPEEWLDIMPQIFHVHAKFYDIGPDGQEPAMDIPRIVKQFVDGGYRGYLSSEWEGHAFSDLGESDPIDLVKKQHALMRAAIEETVAARQPA; this is encoded by the coding sequence ATGAGTGACGGCATCGCCGGGACCGGCATCCAGCTCGGGACCACCCTCTACTCGATGACGAGCGAGTTCGCCGCGGGGCTGTACACGCCCGAGACGCTGATCCGCGAGGTCCACGACCAGGGCATCGGCCCGGGCGTCGAGTTCAACTTCGCGCAGCTGCTGCGGTCGTACCCCGACGTGGACGACGACTTCGTGCAGCTGTGGTTCGACTCGCTCGAGAGATACGGCCTCGAGGCCAGCGCGGTCGGCACGAACCTCGACATGGGGCGCCGCAAGGACCGCGACATGACGCCCGACGAGGAGCACGAGTTCTTCGCCCGTCAGCTGAAGTCGGCGCACACGTTGGGCTTCCGCACGGTCGTCATCCGCTCGGCGGGGAAGGAACTGCTGCGCAGTCTGCTGCCCCTCGCCGAGAAGTACGACCAGAAGCTCGCCTACGAGATCCACGCGCCCTCCGGCCCGAACGACCCGAAGGTGCTCGAGATCCGCGAGGTGTACGACGAGCTCGGCAGCGACCGCCTCGGCTTCACCGCCGACTTCTCCTCGACGATGCACTCCCTCTCCCCGACGCTGCTGCGCACGCTCGGCCAGATGGGCATGGACGAGAAGCATTTCCCGGTCATGGACGAGATCTGGCACGAGCCGGCCCCCATGCACGTGCGCAACCAGGCCTTCGAGGACTACCTCTCGGGCGAGGGCGTCGACCCGCTGCGCTTCGGACCGTTCACGCGCCTCGCGTTCAACATGCACGGGCTGGTGCCGCCGGAGGAGTGGCTCGACATCATGCCGCAGATCTTCCACGTCCACGCGAAGTTCTACGACATCGGGCCCGACGGGCAGGAGCCCGCGATGGACATCCCGCGCATCGTGAAGCAGTTCGTCGACGGGGGATACCGGGGCTACCTCTCCAGCGAATGGGAGGGCCACGCGTTCAGCGATCTCGGTGAGAGCGACCCCATCGACCTCGTCAAGAAGCAGCACGCGCTCATGCGCGCCGCCATCGAAGAGACCGTCGCCGCGCGCCAGCCGGCCTGA
- a CDS encoding sugar phosphate isomerase/epimerase family protein — protein MTALGTPIQGVTLYSFTRAFHGREYDLDQLIRKTAAEGFGPGLEIIGFSSFRGFPDIDDHFAGRFSDLIDEVGLVRTSLAVNADIGLRPDKLMDQDELIAYMRRQIAAAAKLGFPIARVQISLTPDSMEALAPIAEEYGVTLALEVHADQYASHPRILALRDRYEQVGSPFLGFTMDWGATVTGFAPSLLEAYRRRGASEELLAAVVALWDEYYEQGPPADQADHGQRFGRFIGLSHQYGRPDLGIDLGINGTGLFGPARVDDWLEIMPWVKHVHGKFFGIDENGREPSVPVADLITLLVDNGYSGAVSSEYEGWHWNHWQSPFEIIRAEQVIQRAAAEAAGSRMITDAAEARRTLDTHLSHAVRA, from the coding sequence ATGACCGCGCTCGGCACGCCCATCCAGGGCGTCACGCTCTACAGCTTCACCCGCGCGTTCCACGGGCGCGAGTACGACCTCGACCAGCTCATCCGCAAGACCGCGGCCGAGGGCTTCGGGCCGGGCCTGGAGATCATCGGATTCTCCAGCTTCCGCGGGTTCCCCGACATCGACGACCACTTCGCCGGACGCTTCTCCGACCTGATCGACGAGGTCGGCCTCGTCCGCACCTCGCTCGCGGTCAACGCCGACATCGGCCTGCGCCCCGACAAGCTCATGGACCAGGACGAGCTCATCGCCTACATGCGCCGGCAGATCGCGGCGGCGGCGAAGCTCGGTTTCCCGATCGCGCGCGTGCAGATCTCGCTGACGCCCGACTCGATGGAGGCGCTCGCCCCCATCGCCGAGGAGTACGGCGTCACCCTCGCGCTCGAGGTGCACGCCGATCAGTACGCCTCGCACCCGCGCATCCTCGCCCTCCGCGACCGGTACGAGCAGGTCGGTTCGCCCTTCCTCGGGTTCACGATGGACTGGGGTGCCACCGTCACCGGCTTCGCGCCCTCGCTCCTCGAGGCGTACCGCCGCCGGGGCGCGTCGGAGGAGCTGCTCGCCGCCGTCGTCGCGCTGTGGGACGAGTACTACGAGCAGGGTCCGCCCGCCGACCAGGCCGACCATGGTCAGCGGTTCGGCCGCTTCATCGGCCTCTCGCACCAGTACGGCCGCCCCGACCTCGGCATCGATCTCGGCATCAACGGCACCGGACTCTTCGGTCCGGCGCGGGTCGACGACTGGCTCGAGATCATGCCCTGGGTGAAGCACGTGCACGGCAAGTTCTTCGGCATCGACGAGAACGGCCGGGAGCCCTCGGTGCCCGTCGCCGACCTCATCACCCTTCTCGTCGACAACGGCTACAGCGGCGCCGTGTCCAGCGAGTACGAGGGCTGGCACTGGAACCACTGGCAGAGCCCGTTCGAGATCATCCGCGCCGAGCAGGTCATCCAGCGCGCGGCCGCCGAGGCCGCGGGCTCGCGCATGATCACGGATGCCGCCGAGGCCCGGCGCACCCTCGACACCCACCTGTCGCACGCCGTGCGCGCCTGA
- a CDS encoding C-glycoside deglycosidase beta subunit domain-containing protein — MIPDRIIEQGTLRARDGRAAVEVRLPWYRALPASCISAAKLTIDGVEAPTETLRWEMNGEEFTFGEMTTNTQEWWFPTDSAVLSGDLALDAGEHEVRVDLTLYIPYIIIADDEVLHIEEHDTKTMTVRQAEEALA; from the coding sequence GTGATCCCGGATCGCATCATCGAACAGGGCACGCTGCGTGCCCGCGACGGACGTGCGGCGGTGGAGGTCCGCCTCCCCTGGTACCGGGCGCTGCCGGCATCCTGCATCTCCGCGGCGAAGCTCACGATCGACGGGGTCGAGGCCCCGACCGAGACGCTCCGCTGGGAGATGAACGGCGAGGAGTTCACGTTCGGAGAGATGACGACGAACACGCAGGAGTGGTGGTTCCCCACCGACTCCGCCGTGCTCTCGGGAGACCTCGCGCTGGACGCCGGCGAGCACGAGGTCCGGGTCGATCTGACGCTCTACATCCCGTACATCATCATCGCCGACGACGAGGTGCTCCACATCGAGGAGCACGACACGAAGACGATGACGGTTCGTCAGGCCGAGGAGGCCCTCGCATGA
- a CDS encoding GMC oxidoreductase — MSARQYPASVDVAIVGSGPTGAAYARVLSERAPGLTLAMFEVGPTVSDPPGAHVKNIAEPAERTRAQVASEGPGERGTKVASPGAAKAGVRGARPGTFLLDDGYVFEGEDGLPVAAMSSNVGGMAAHWTGACPWPNESERIGFLPDMDELLAEAERLLGVTRDAFDSAPFGEIVRERLAAAVDDGRTDATKVQRMPLAVHRRDDGRLVWSGSDVVLGDVTRTNPAFSLFDESLVTSVVLADGRAAGVVVRDLRSGEVHEIVARAVVVAADALRTPQLLWASGVRPPALGRYLNDQAQVVFASRLRDVAPLGADAPATGLAEYSGVSWVPFTDAVPFHGQIMQLDASPIALAEDDPVVPGSIVGLGLFCAKDLQADDRVEFDDAHVDGYGMPAPRIHYVLTDRDHEVIERARAEITRLAEAIGDPVGDRPFTLPLGSSLHYQGSTRMGAADDGESVCDTDGQVWGVPGLFVAGNGVIPTATACNPTLTSVALAVRGARAIAASLA, encoded by the coding sequence ATGAGCGCGCGGCAGTACCCCGCGTCGGTCGACGTCGCGATCGTCGGCAGCGGTCCCACGGGCGCCGCGTACGCCCGCGTGCTCTCCGAGCGCGCGCCGGGCCTGACGCTCGCGATGTTCGAGGTGGGTCCGACCGTGTCCGACCCGCCCGGCGCGCACGTGAAGAACATCGCCGAGCCGGCCGAGCGCACGCGCGCGCAGGTCGCGTCCGAGGGCCCGGGGGAGCGGGGAACGAAGGTCGCCAGCCCCGGCGCCGCCAAGGCCGGGGTGCGCGGGGCGCGTCCCGGAACGTTCCTGCTCGACGACGGCTACGTCTTCGAGGGCGAGGACGGCCTGCCGGTCGCGGCGATGTCGAGCAACGTGGGCGGCATGGCCGCCCACTGGACCGGCGCGTGCCCGTGGCCGAACGAGAGCGAGCGCATCGGGTTCCTCCCCGACATGGACGAACTCCTCGCCGAGGCCGAGCGTCTGCTCGGCGTCACGCGGGACGCCTTCGACTCCGCCCCGTTCGGCGAGATCGTGCGCGAACGGCTGGCTGCCGCGGTCGACGACGGACGCACGGACGCGACGAAGGTGCAGCGGATGCCGCTGGCCGTGCACCGGCGCGACGACGGTCGCCTGGTGTGGTCGGGGTCGGACGTGGTCCTCGGCGACGTGACGCGGACGAACCCGGCGTTCTCGTTGTTCGACGAGTCGCTCGTGACCTCGGTGGTCCTCGCCGACGGGCGCGCGGCGGGCGTCGTCGTCCGCGACCTGCGCTCGGGCGAGGTGCACGAGATCGTCGCGCGCGCGGTCGTCGTCGCCGCCGACGCGCTGCGGACGCCGCAGCTGCTGTGGGCCTCGGGCGTGCGCCCGCCGGCCCTCGGCCGATACCTCAACGACCAGGCGCAGGTGGTGTTCGCGTCGCGGCTGCGCGACGTCGCCCCCCTCGGGGCCGACGCTCCGGCCACCGGACTCGCCGAGTACAGCGGCGTCAGCTGGGTGCCGTTCACCGACGCCGTGCCGTTCCACGGGCAGATCATGCAGCTCGATGCGTCGCCGATCGCGCTCGCCGAGGACGACCCGGTCGTGCCGGGGTCGATCGTCGGTCTCGGGCTGTTCTGCGCGAAGGACCTGCAGGCCGACGACCGCGTCGAGTTCGACGACGCGCACGTCGACGGGTACGGGATGCCGGCTCCCCGCATCCACTACGTCCTCACTGACCGCGACCACGAGGTGATCGAACGGGCCCGCGCGGAGATCACGCGGCTGGCGGAGGCGATCGGCGATCCCGTGGGGGACCGACCCTTCACCCTGCCGCTCGGCTCGTCGCTGCACTACCAGGGCTCGACGCGCATGGGCGCCGCCGATGACGGCGAGAGCGTGTGCGACACCGACGGTCAGGTCTGGGGCGTTCCGGGACTGTTCGTCGCCGGCAACGGCGTCATCCCCACCGCGACGGCGTGCAATCCCACGCTGACGTCCGTGGCGCTCGCGGTCCGCGGGGCCCGCGCGATCGCGGCATCCCTGGCCTGA